The DNA region TGACGGCATCGCCGACTTCGACGTCGCGGGAGAGGACAGTCCCGTCCATGGGCGCGGTGATGAGGGTGTAGCTGAGCTGTTCTTCAAGCTGCCGGAGTGAGGCTTTGGCCTGGTTCACCTGGGCCTGAGCCTGGCGGAGTTTGGAGTCATCAACCGTGATCTGGGCGATAGCCTTATCGCGAGTGTTAGCGGCGAAGAGATATTTCTGCTGAGCATCGTCGAGGGATTGCTTGGAGACGACACCCTCTTTAGTCATCTGCAATGCACGCTCGTAGGTATTCTTGTACATCGGCAGGTCCGGGGCTTCGGCGTTGACCTTGTCGTACTCGATGGAGGCGGAGGCAGCGTGGGCATTGGATTCAGCGGCGGCCAGCTGGGCCTTCTGGGCCTCGACCTGGGCGAGAATTTCAATCTGATCGAGCTGGGCGAGCAACTGGCCCTGATGGACGTGGGCGTTGATGTCGACGAACAGCTTGGTGACGATGCCGCTGGCTTTGGATTTGACCTCGACTTTGGTGATGGGCTGGACTTTACCGGTGGCGACAACTGATCGGGCGATGTCTCCGCGTTCAACCTTGGCGAGTTGGGAAGGATCTATTTTTGTGCCGCTGCCAGTGGTGGCAAAGGCAATGCCGATGGCGGCGGCGACGATCAGGACGGCAATGCTGCCCCAGATCCATAATTTTCGTTTATTTTTTTGCGATGTCGCCACTTGGTTGCTCCGAGGAACATTGATTGGACTGAATAAGAAACGTCTCGGAGAAGTTTACGCAGAATGTGGAAGGATGGTTCCGTTGTCGATGTGAAAAATGCTCCCGGAATGCTCGGAGCGCACACAATTATGAGTGCCGGTATCAACCGGTATCTCGACGAGTCAGAGGATTCTGAGGATCACTCAGGCGTATTTGCGGAGGACGCCCAGCACTTTGCCTTGGATCCTGACGTTGGCGGCAGGGGCATAGATGGGGGCCATTTCAGCGTTGGATGGCTGCAAGCGGATCATGCTGCCTTCGCGATAGAAACGCTTGAGGGTGGCGTCGGCGCCGTCAATGAGGGCGACAATAATCTCGCCCTCTCGGGCAGTGCGGGTGCGCTCGACGAGGACGTAGTCGCCGGAGACGATGTGCTCATCGCGCATGGAGTCGCCGCGGACCTCGAGGGCAAAGACTTCGCGGTTGCCGATGATGTCGTTGAGGGAGATGCTCTCCGCGGTTTCGATGGCTTCCACAGGCTGGCCGGCTGCGATGCGCCCGAGCAGGGGGAGGCGGTCGGAGCCTTTTTTGCCGGTTCGGGCAGGCAGGACGTCGATGGAGCGGCTGCGATTGTGAGCGCGTTGCAGCATCCCCTTGTTTTGCAGATTGGTGACGTGTTTATGCACGGTGGCTAGTGAACTAAGGCCGAGGCCACTGGCGATCTCCTCATAAGACGGTGAGTAGCCGTTCTTTTGTGTGAAGCCGGAGAGGAAGTCGAGAACCTCTTTTTGTCGCCGTGTGATAGCCATGCGGAGATTGTAGCGAATAAAAAGCGAATTGCAATACCTTTAAATGATTATCCCTTTGACTCACGTTGAGCGGGTTCTCACTAAACAAGTAGAAATAGTCTTGACACGGAAAGGCTTCATCCACTGTGTCAACTTATTTTTCGACTGTAATTATCCCTGCAAAGGGTCATTTAGGAACGGTGTCGGTTCCAAGTCCGACAAACCCACAAATTCGACATTCTCCGTTGTTACGTGGGTGGTCGAACCGCATGTTGAGCCATCATCGCAAAGATAGGGGCAGGTTTGGAAACCCCCTAGTTTTTGTTCCTGTTCTAGTTTGGTTCGCAACTCTTCGATTTGAGCGTCGGCGGGGAGATCCACGAAGTCAACTTGGAGCATTCTTCCGCAGTTCCAGCACTTTACTCCGTAGACACGCTTTTCGAGTTTATCGGTGGGGATTCGAGACTGGACTGATTGGCTCATACGCGGAAGAATAACGCATGGAAGACGAAACTCTCTACGATAAAGATAAATTTGACGCTGTTCTACGCCGCATGGTGAACATGAAACCCATGACGGTCAAGGAACTAAGCGCAAAGCTAAAGGTCGAGAAAGCGGCCAAAGCCACCAAAGAAGCGGAAGCCTTGAGAGCAAAAATAGCTGAAAGACGTGTCCAGAAAATGGACAAATAGGTTCTGAGAATAGACACAATCCGGTACCTATTCCTTTGCGCGGGAACCACCCACGGCAGCGATTCAACACAGCAGGTCTACATTGCCTTACGGCTTTTTAGTTTTCACCCAATCTGAGTAATCCAACCCAGACCAGAAGGATGCGTCATCACTAGTAAATAACGGCTTTGTAGTCAGCCTCTCGCTGTAGAGGAAGGGTAGGCCCCGTGACTACTTTGCACTGCGTGGTGCCGGGACCGAGCAAAAATTTGGCCGATAAAGCCTCCAATCCGCCGTTTCCGGTCACCCGCAGTCTAGAACGTCAGATCCTTATAGGGCAATGGCTTTTTGTTGAGCATGTTGGTCAATGCCATATCGAATAGCCAAGGCTGCATCTTGCGGCGATTGTATCTCCAACAAAATTCACCCAGGTAACGATCCAGATGGTCGGCACTGAGTTTGTGATAGTTGCCGACGATACCCCGTTTGAAGAGTGAAAAGGCGTTCTCGACTGTCTGTGTTCGCGTCCAGTTTTTATCTTTCAATTCTTCTGCATGGTTGCCGCGTTCGTGTTTTGCTCTGGGAATAGCGCCTTTGTAGAGTTGGTTGCCGTCGGTCACGATCTTTGGGGTTTCAGGATCAATTTTGGTGTTTACCGTTTCCCGAATGTTTTCCAATGACGCCCGATTGACGCGCTGCATGTGAATCTGGCCATCGCGTTCAGCCAACCCGAGCACTACCGCTTTCGCGTTCTTACCTGCTTTCACGCCGTGTAGCCGTTTGCGGCCGCCAACATACATCTCATCCATTTCAACAGTTGTAGCTGGTCCGCCAACCTTGAAGCTAGGATCTTCCTGCATGGCTTCTCTGATGCGATGACATACATACCAAGCGGTCTTGTAGCTCATCGGAACATGACGCCGAACCTGATTAGCTGAAATGCCTTTCTTCCCCTCCACCATGAGGCAAAGCACGGCAAACCATTTCGTTAGTGGCAGGTGAGAGTCATGAAATAGCGTATTGGCTGTTGCACTGAATTGCAGCCCACACTCCGCACATTGGAAGAGTTTGCGCGGTTTACCAGTCTTTCCCTTAGCTTCGATCAGCCAGCAACGGTCATGGTCACAAGCTATGCACCGAACCCCATGAGGCCAGCGCGTCTTTATCAAGTGCAACAGCGCCATATCTTCATTGGGGAATTTCTTAGCCAGAGAGTAGAGATTCATGAATTGCCTTCCTATTTCGCCTGCGTTGCTTGAGAAAATGTCTCGGATGTCTCTTGAGGATCGGGAACGAGTACAACATGCTTGGACGCTCGCAGCCTCTCCAGTTCCGCCAGATATAACTTGTCAAACTCAGGTGAAATGCGCGAGAGAGCTATTCGGGTCGCGTGAGCAACGTCAAAAGCAAGTTCCGCGAAGGCTATCGGTGTCAGTGCTTGTTCTTTCATTGAAGCGATTAGTTGGTCTATTTCGTTCATGGCTAAAACTCTTTCTAATTACCGAACCATAATGCTCTTTCACTCAACATGAGTCAAAGGGATAATCATTTACCTTTATTAGTTTCTCGTTTTTGCAGGTACCAAAGATGGGTCATTTATTCCATAATTCCCATTTTGAAATTGACCCATGCAAAATATTTCACATTCGCCTTGTCACCTCGTTCCCGATCAACCAAGGTAGTTACACGCCGTCGGAGATTGGAACACGACGGGTTGGGAGGCAAGAACATGCAGGTATTGATTGTTGAAGATGATTTGGCCTTGGGATCGTTTCTACAGAAGGGGATGAAGCTGGAGGGACATGATGTGGAGTGGGTCGGGGACGGAGAGGCGGCACTGCTCCACGCCGAAGAGCACCGCCCGGACCTGATGGTGCTGGACCTGAGCCTTCCGCGGAAGGACGGAACCGAGGTACTGGCA from Edaphobacter paludis includes:
- a CDS encoding IS1595 family transposase, which produces MNLYSLAKKFPNEDMALLHLIKTRWPHGVRCIACDHDRCWLIEAKGKTGKPRKLFQCAECGLQFSATANTLFHDSHLPLTKWFAVLCLMVEGKKGISANQVRRHVPMSYKTAWYVCHRIREAMQEDPSFKVGGPATTVEMDEMYVGGRKRLHGVKAGKNAKAVVLGLAERDGQIHMQRVNRASLENIRETVNTKIDPETPKIVTDGNQLYKGAIPRAKHERGNHAEELKDKNWTRTQTVENAFSLFKRGIVGNYHKLSADHLDRYLGEFCWRYNRRKMQPWLFDMALTNMLNKKPLPYKDLTF
- a CDS encoding efflux RND transporter periplasmic adaptor subunit — protein: MATSQKNKRKLWIWGSIAVLIVAAAIGIAFATTGSGTKIDPSQLAKVERGDIARSVVATGKVQPITKVEVKSKASGIVTKLFVDINAHVHQGQLLAQLDQIEILAQVEAQKAQLAAAESNAHAASASIEYDKVNAEAPDLPMYKNTYERALQMTKEGVVSKQSLDDAQQKYLFAANTRDKAIAQITVDDSKLRQAQAQVNQAKASLRQLEEQLSYTLITAPMDGTVLSRDVEVGDAVSSILVLGSTATLVMTVGDTTQVYVQGKVDESDIGKVYLGQPARIKVESFKDRTFYGKVTKIAPLGVEKDNVTTFEVRVSIDNPGGELKTNMTANAEIILEEHKNILTVPEQSVIYDKDRNASVEVPDPKQKNGRRKVAIKAGISNGTKTELLSGLNAGDPVILQQ
- the lexA gene encoding transcriptional repressor LexA, yielding MAITRRQKEVLDFLSGFTQKNGYSPSYEEIASGLGLSSLATVHKHVTNLQNKGMLQRAHNRSRSIDVLPARTGKKGSDRLPLLGRIAAGQPVEAIETAESISLNDIIGNREVFALEVRGDSMRDEHIVSGDYVLVERTRTAREGEIIVALIDGADATLKRFYREGSMIRLQPSNAEMAPIYAPAANVRIQGKVLGVLRKYA